The sequence below is a genomic window from Actinokineospora baliensis.
GACGACCACTGTTCGCCCGCCTGCGGCGCGTCGGAAACGACTTGCCGGGGCAGGTCATCACCGTGGATGGCCAGGGCGGCGCCGTGTTCGTGTGGGCGGGCCGTCTCGACTCACCCTGTTGTGTGGCTGGGGGGGCTTCTCGCCAGGGTGGGGTCGTCGATGGTGCCGGTGACGTCTGCCGTCCGCCTGCCTGCGGGGGCAGGCCGTCGTCGCGGGCATCCCAGGGAGATGCCGTGCTCGCGCGGGCGGTCGATCTCAGCTCACCCCTTCGTGTGGTGGGCGCTTACCATCTACGCCAGCCGCCGAAGGGGACCGCCGATGCCGCAGGACGACCAGCGTTCGTGGCTGCCGTTCGCCCGGCGGGCTCCCGCCGATCCCGGCGCGGTCCTGGCCTCGGCGCGCCGCATCGGGGAGGATCTGGCCGACGGTCTCACCGGTACGGGGGTCGCCTCCGCGGCCCGGGGCCTGCGCGGTCTCGTCGCCGCCGACGCCGTTGGGTTGGCCGATCTTTCCGGCCGCCCGACCTGGGCGGGCCCGGTTCCCGGCGGTACGAAGTGGTTGGCCCAGGTCGACGAGGTCCTGCACAGCGAGACCCGCGTCGGCCGCCCGCCGCTGGTCGTCTCGCCGTTGCACGTGCACGACGAGTTGGCCGGTGTGCTCGTCGTCGCCGGGGCGGTGTCGCCCCGAGCGAGCCGGGAGGCCACCGAACTGGTGGTCGCCGCGCTGGAGCGGGCCAGGTTGGAGGCCTCCGCCGAGCAGGCCGCCCAGGCCGAGCTGCGGGCCCTGCGCGCCGAGATCTCCCCGCACTTCGTCTACAACGCGCTGACCGTCATCGCCGCGCTGGTGCACTCCGACCCCGAGCGCTCGCACGAGCTGATGCTCGACTTCGCCGACTACAACCGCTACAGCCTGGCCCGCCACGGCGACTACACCACTGTGGCCGAGGAGTTCCACGCGATCGAGACGTACCTGGCGCTGCAGCGGGCGGTGCTGGGGGAGCGGCTGCGGGTGCAGGTGCGGGTCGCGCCCGAGGTGCTCGCGGTGGCCATCCCGTACCTGGTGCTGCAGCCGCTGGTGGAGAACGCGGTGCGCCACGGCGTCGAGCCGCGGCCCACCGGCGGGGTCGTGCAGGTGCGGGGCGAGGCCGAGGGCGGCGACTGCGTCATCACCGTCGACGACGACGGGGTGGGGATGGCCCCCGCGCACGCCGAGGCGATCCTGGCCGGTCGCGGTCCCGCCGACAGCGTCGGGTTGGCCAACGTCGACCGCAGGCTGCGCAACGTCTACGGCCCCTGGTACGGGCTGGTGGTGGAGACCGAGCGGGACGCGGGCACCAGGGTGGTCGTCCGGATGCCGATGTTCGCCCCGGGGGTCGTGCCGTGAACGCCGAGAGCCAGGTTGGCGCCGCGAACGGGGTGCGGGTGCTGGCCGTCGACGACGTGCGGGCCGCGTTGGACGAGCTGTGCAGGCTGCTGCGCGCCTCCCCGGACGTCGCCAGGGTCCGCGCGGCGCAGGACGCGGTCAGCGCGCTGAAGGTCATCCAGGCCGAGCCGTTCGACGCGGTCTTCCTCGACATCTCCATGCCCGGCCTCAACGGGCTGGAGTTGGCGTCCCTGCTGGCCAAGCTCAGCGACCCGCCGGTGATCGTGTTCGTCACCGCCTACGACGGGCACGCCGTGTCCGCCTACGGCATCGGCGCGGTGGACTACCTGCTCAAACCGGTCCGCGCCGAACGCCTCGCCGACGCGCTGACCCGGGTCGTGCGGGCCACCGCGGCCCGCCGCGCCACCGCCGCCGAGCAGGAGGTGGCGCGCCCCGACGCGATGCCCGCGCTGCCGGTGGAGACCGACGGCAGGACCCGCTACGTGCGCCGCGCCGAGGTCGAGTTCGCCGAGGCGCACGGCGACTACGTCCGGCTGCACACCGCCACCGGCGTGCACCTGGTGCGCATGCCCATCTCCCGGCTGCAGGAGTACTGGGAGGGCTCCGGCTTCGCCAGGGTGCACCGCGGGTTCCTGGTCGCCCTCGACGCGGTCCGCGAGCTGCGCAGCGACTCCGTCGGCGGCATGCTGGCCCACACCGACCTCGGCGACGTCCCGGTGAGCCGCCGCCACGCCCGCGAGTTGCGCGAGCGGTTGCTGCGGGCGGCGCAACGGGGAGAGCTGGGCAAGCGGTGAGCCCGCACCGCAGGGTGGCCGTCACCAGCCCGCAGACCCGGCTCGCGCACGCCCGCCGCCGCCACCGCACCGCGTGGCGGCCGCCCACCATGGACCCGGCCGAGGTGCGCCAGGCCCTGCGGGTCTACCAGGCGCAGCGCACCAGGGCCGCGGCCGCGCTGGGCACCCTGTTCGCGCTGCTGTTCGGCCTCCCGGTCCTGCTCGACCTCACTCCGGAGTGGGACGACGTGCGGGTCTTCGGCGTCCCGTTGTCCTGGATCGCGATCGTGGCCATCCCGTTCCCTGCCATGGTCGCCCTCTCGCACTGGCACCTGCGCCGCGCCGAGCGCGCCGAGGACACCGGGTGATCGCGGTCTTCGCGGTCGCGCCGGTCGTGCTGCTGACCCTGCTGGTCGGGTTGCGCGGGGTCGCGGCGATCCGCACCACCTCCGACTTCCTAGTTGCCTCCCGCCGGGTCTCCCCGCTGCTGAACTCGGCCGCGGTCTCCGGCGAGTACCTCTCCGCCGCCTCGTTCCTCGGCGTCGCCGGGCTCGTGGTCAAGGACGGCATGGGCGCGCTGTGGTACCCGGTGGGGTTCACCGCGGGCTACGTCGCGATGCTCGTGCTGGTCGCCGCCCCGATGCGCCGCTCGGGGGCGGTGACCGTGCCGGACTTCGCCGAGGCGCGGCTGGCGTCCACCCCGCTGCGCAAGCTCGCCGCCGTCACCGTGCTGGTGATCGCCGGGCTCTACCTCGTGCCCCAGTTCCGCACCGCCGGGCTCGTGCTCAGCGTGGTCAGCGACGGCCCGTACTGGGTGGGCGTGGTGATCGCCGCCGTCGTGGTCAGCGTGACCCTGGCCGTCGGCGGGATGCGCGCGGCGACCTACGTGCAGGCCTTCCAGTTCTGCTTCAAGCTGGTGCTGTTCATCGTCCCGGCGATCTGGCTGCTGCTGCAGGTCGGCCCGCAGGTGCGGCACGAGGCTGTGCACCCGGTCGAGTTCACCCACTTCACCCGCGACACCCCGGTCGACTTCGGGCTCGAGGTCACCCTCCTGCTCGACGAGCCGCTGACCGCGCGCACCGGCGACGGGGCGCCGCTGTGGATCCCGGCGGGGGAGTACCGGGTCGCCGAAGGGTCCACTGTGGTCTTCCCGGCGGGCGCGCCGGTGCCCGGCCTGCGCGGCGGCGCGGCACCTGGCGGCCCGGACTGGCAGCGCCCGCTCCTGGACACCTCGCACGCGGGCCACCCGGTGCTCGGGACATGGGCGGTGCTGGTCGCCACGATGCTGGGCACCATGGGCCTGCCGCACGTGCTGATGCGCTTCCACACCAGCCCGGACGGCCGCGCCGCGCGCCGCACCGCCGCGATCACCGTCGGCCTGCTCAGCGTCTTCTACCTGTTCCCCGGCATCTACGGCACGCTCGCCAAGGTGCTGGTGCCGCAGCTGTACCTGTCCGGCGCCACCGACACCGCCGTGGTCGCTCTACCGTCCCAAGTGGACTCCGGGCCGACCGGGACGGTGTTCACCGGGCTGCTCACCGCGGGCGCCTTCGCCGCGTTCCTGGCCACCTCGCTCGGCCTGCTGCTCGTCGTCGCGGGCGCCATCTCCCACGACCTGGTCCCCGGCGGCCTGGCCAGGCTCCGGTTCACCGTCGTGGCCGCGGCCGCCGTCGTGGTCCTGCTCGCCCTGCCCTCGGCCCGCCTGGACGCGGGCGTGCTGGTGACCTGGGGGTTCACCGTGGCGGCGTCGACCTTCTGCCCGCTGCTGGTGTTGGGCATCTGGTGGCCGAGGCTGACCGCCGCCGGTGCGATCGCCGGGGTGGCGGCCGGGCTCGCGGCCACCGCGGGCGCCATCGTGGCGACCCTGTTCGGGCCGCCGGTGTCGGGCTGGCCCGCGATCCTCATCGCCCAGCCCGCGCCCTGGTCGGTGCCGCTGGCCTTCGCCACGATGGTCGGGGTGTCGCTGCTGGGCCGCCCGCCCGCGTGGTCGCAGGCCGCGATGCTGCGGCTGCACCTGCGGGAACGGCACGACCTCGGCCGCGGCGGTGACCTGGGCCACTCGTCCTGGTCGGCACGCCGTTCGTCGGCCGCTCGTCGCATCATCCGTCGATTGGGCCGCTGACCCCTCTGCGCGCCGCGCCCCGTCCCTACGGTGACGCGGAACACCATCGAGGGAGGCGCCCGATGAGTAAGTCCCCAGACCCCGACACGCACCAACCCGACCACGAGCCGGACTGGGCGGAGGTCCACGGCAGCGCCGAGTTCGTCGAACTGCGCCGCCGGTTACGCCGCTTCGTGTTCCCGATGACCGCGATCTTCCTGGTCTGGTACCTGGTCTACGTCCTGCTCGCCGACTACGCGCACGGGTTCATGGCCACCAAACTGGTCGGCGACATCAACGTCGGCCTCGTGCTCGGCCTGCTGCAGTTCGTCTCCACCTTCGTGATCACCAGCCTCTACGTGCGCTACGCCGACCGGAAGCTGGATCCGCTGGCCACCGGCATCCGCGAGCGCGTCGAGGCCGGTGAGGCCAAGTGAGCGCCGTCGCCGCCGGGGTCACCGGCAACAACCCCGCCCTCAACATCGGCATCTTCGCCGTGTTCGTCGCGATCACCCTGGTGGTCGTGTTCCGGGCCAGCCGCAACACCAAGACCGCCGCCGACTACTACGCCGCGGGCCGCGCGTTCACCGGACCGCAGAACGGCGTCGCCATCGCGGGCGACTACCTCTCCGCCGCCTCCTTCCTCGGCATCGCGGGCGCCATCGCGCTCAACGGCTACGACGGGTTCCTCTACTCCATCGGCTTCCTGGTGGCCTGGCTGGTCGCGCTGCTGCTGGTGGCCGAACTGCTGCGCAACACCGGCAAGTACACGATGGGCGACGTGCTGGCGTTCCGGATGCGCCAGCGCCCGGTCCGCGCCGCGGCGGCCACCTCCACCCTGGTGGTGTCCTTCTTCTACCTGCTGGCCCAGATGGCCGGTGCGGGTGGACTGGTCGCGCTGCTGCTGGGCATCACCAACAAGACCGGCCAGGCCGTCGTGATCGCCGCGGTCGGCGTCATCATGATCGTCTACGTGCTGGTCGGCGGCATGAAGGGCACCACGTGGGTGCAGATCATCAAGGCGGCGCTGCTGATCACCGGCGCGCTGGCGATGACCATCTGGGTGCTGGCCAAGTTCGGCTTCAACCTCTCCAGCCTGCTCGGCGGCGCCGTCGACGCGGGCGGCAAGACCGGTGAGGCGCTGCTGAGCCCCGGCAAGCAGTACGGCGCCACCGGGACCAGCAAGCTCGACTTCCTGTCCCTGGGCCTGGCGCTCGTGCTCGGCACCGCGGGGCTGCCGCACATCCTGATGCGCTTCTACACCGTGCCCACCGCCAAGGAGGCCCGCCGCTCGGTGGTCTGGGCGATCTGGCTGATCGGCATCTTCTACCTGTTCACCCTGGTCCTGGGCTACGGCGCGGGCGCCATCGTCGGCCCCGACGCCATCAAGGCGGCGCCGGGCAAGGCCAACTCCGCCGCGCCGCTGCTGGCCCAGGCGCTGGGCGGACCGGTCCTGCTGGGACTGATCGCCGCGGTCGCCTTCGCCACCATCCTGGCCGTGGTGGCCGGGTTGACCATCACCGCCTCGGCGTCGTTCGCCCACGACATCTACGCCAACATCATCAAGAAGGACAAGCTGGCGGACAAGAACGCCGAGGTCCGCGTCGCGCGGATCACCGCGGTGGTCATCGGCATCGTGGCCATCGTCGGCGGCATCGTCGCCAACGGCCAGAACGTGGCGTTCCTGGTCGCGCTGGCCTTCGCGGTGGCGGCGTCGGCGAACCTGCCGACCATCCTGTACTCGCTGTTCTGGAAGCGCTTCAACACCTCCGGCGCCCTCTGGAGCACCTACGGCGGCCTGGCGGCGAGCATCATCCTGATCGTGTTCTCCCCGGCGGTCTCCGGCAAACCCGCCACCGCCTCGACCCCCTCGATGATCCAGGGCGTCGACTTCCACTGGTTCCCCCTGGAGAACCCCGGGATCGTCTCCATCCCGCTGGCGTTCTTCCTCGGCTGGCTCGGCACCGTCCTGTCCAAGGAACGCCGGGACGACAAGTACGCCGAGATGGAGGTCCGCGCCCTCACCGGCGCGGGCGCGGAAAAGGCGACTCCGCACTAGTAACACTCTCTCCCGCCACCCACCCCCTCGTCCCCACCCGGCATCGTTCCCGGCTTGGCGGGGCAGGGGCCGGGCGGGGACGAGGGGGCATGCGAAGGCCCGTCGGCTCCCCTGCGGCCGACGGGCCTTCGCGCGTGGGCGTCGTCATGGGCTCCCGTTCGGCGCGCCTCCCCGGATCGGGTGATGATCAATGGAATGTATGCACTCAGTCCTGCATAACGGGAGTGATCATGCGTTCCACTGTCCCTGTCCTGGCCGCCCTGGCCCTCGCGCTCACCGCCTGCGACCCCAACGCGCTGGGCACCGGTGGCACCTCGGTCCCCGCGCCCGCCCCGGGCGCCCCCGGCGACCACGCCGCCCAACTGGCCGCCCTTGGCCAACCCCAACCCGAGGACACCGGCGCGCACTACGACCGCAAGGCCTGGGGTGAGTGGGCCTACGACTCGGCCAGCAAGTGCAACACCCGCGAGCAGATCCTGGTGCGCGACGGCGACGGCGAGGTCGTCGACGGCCAGTGCAAGCCGACCTGCCCCAAGGACTTCTGCTGGACCAGCCGCTACGACGGCGTCACCACCAAGGACCCGTCGGCCCTGCAGATCGACCACATCGTGCCGATCGCCGAGGCCAACCGCTCCGGCGCGCGCAACTGGACCGCCCCGCAGCGCGCCGCCTACTACAACGACCCGGCCAACCTCGTCGCGGTGACCGCCCGCTCCAACCAGAGCAAGAGCGACGGCGACCCGGGCAAGTGGAGCCCGACCCAGGGCTACTGGTGCGACTACGCCACCGGCTACATCGCGGTGAAGGTCAAGTACAAGCTCACCGTGGACGACGCCGAACTCGCCGGGCTCACCAAGATGCTGGCCACCTGCCCGTGACGGCGCGAGGGGGCCGCGGCCGAAGCCGCGACCCCCTGCTGGAAAGGCGCTGTCCGGGTCAGACGCCCGCGATGCTCTGGATCCAGCTGCGGTAGGAGCCCACCGAGGTGTAGTTGGTGATGCTCTGCCGGTCGCTGGTGGAGGCGACACCGATCTGGCGGCCGTTGCCGAACATCGGGCCACCGGAGTCGCCACCGGCGGTGATGCCGTTGACCCGGCGGGCCTGGACCGCGACACCGTTGTAGGCGTCGCGGGCGTTGGTCGAGGTCACCTGCACGGTCGCGACCTTGAGGTAGCGCGACTGGCAGTTGATCTCCGGCTGGCCGGTGCAGGTGGCACCCCAGCCGTAGACCTGCACCTGCTGGCCGACCCGGGCGTCGGACGTGGTGCCCAGCGGCGCGTAGGTCGCCGACACGCTGCGGTCCAGGCGCGCGATGGCCAGGTCCGAGGCGGAGTGCCGGTAGATCTGCGAGGCGTTGGCGGTGGTGCCACCGGTGGTCTGGTCCAGGCTGCCGATCCGGAAGCTGATCGTGCCGCTGGCCACGCAGTGCTTGGCGGTCAGGATGTACTGCGGGGCGATGATGGTCGCCGAGCAGGACTGCTGGCCGTTGCTGAACAGGCGCGCCGCCCACGGGGCGTTGCTCGCCGTGCCGCCACCGATGATGGCGGGGGTGAGGACCGGGTCCCCGGCGGGCGCGGCGTTGGCGGCGGGCATGGCGGCCAGCACGGACAGCGCGGCACCCGCGACGGCCACCGCGATCTTCGTCTTCTTCATGCGTTTCTCGATTCTGCGGCAATGCCGCGGCAGGGGTGAATCGGGAATGGTCCGCACAGTCGGCCCCGTGCGGGGTAACAATCGTTCCAGCCCGGAATACCGGCGAAATCCCAGGTCAGCTAGTCCCGGCGACCGGCAGCGACCGGACGGTCACGCTGTCAAGAAGCCACCTTTTCACCCAAAAGACACGATCGGCAAGGGTGGGATGTTCCCACCGCGTTCCCATTGTTCGGAATGGCAATTGGTAACGACGCACCCCGGATTGCGTTGAATGGATTTCACGATCCGGGCACCCGCGCGCGGCGCGGCCGGGGTGGCGGCGCCACTAGCATCGGGCGCGGTGGGCACGGCGACGAGGCCGGGTCCGCGATCGACTCAGGAGGTCGACCAGATGGCGCTGCTGCGCAGCTACGTATCCGGCCGCTGGCACACCCCGGACGACGGGGTCCCGCTGCTCGACGCGGTCACCGGCGAGGAGGTCGCCCGGATCTCCTCGGCCGGGGTCGACATGGGCGGCGCGCTCGAGCACGGCCGCCGCGTCGGCGGACCCGCGTTGCGCGAGCTGACCTTCCACCAGCGCGCCGCGCTGCTCAAGGTGCTCGCCACGCACCTCACCGAGCACAAGGACGAGCTCTACGCCCTGTCCGCGCGCACCGGCGCCACCCAGCGCGACTCGCTGGTCGACATCGACGGCGGCATCGGCGTGCTGTTCACCTACAGCGGCAAGGGCCGCCGCGAACTGCCCAACGCGAAGGTCCTCGCCGAGGGCCCGGTCGAGCGGCTCAGCCGCGAGGGCACCTTCGTCGGCAGGCACATCGCCGCGCCGCTGCGCGGGGTCGCGGTGCAGATCAACGCCTTCAACTTCCCGGTCTGGGGTCCGCTGGAGAAGTTCGCCCCCGCGTTCGTCGCGGGCGTGCCGACGCTGATCAAGCCCGCCAGCCAGACCGCCTACGTGACCGCGCGGCTGGTGGAGCTGATGCTCGAGTCGGGCGCCCTGCCCGAGGGCAGCCTGCAGCTGGTCAGCGGCAGCGCGGGCGACCTGCTCGACCACCTCACCCCGCAGGACCTGGTCGGCTTCACCGGATCGGCGACCACCGCCCGCAAGCTGCGCTCGCACCCCACCGTCGTGGCCAACTCGGTCCGCTTCACCGCCGAGGCCGACTCGCTCAACTGCTCGATCCTCGGCCCGGACGCCACCGCGGGCACCCCCGAGTTCGACCTGTTCGTCAAGCAGCTGGTCGCCGAGATGACGGTGAAGGCGGGGCAGAAGTGCACCGCCATCCGCCGCGCGTTCGTCCCCTCCGGGCAGCTGGACGCGGTCGCCGACGCGGTCAGCGCCCGCCTCGCCAAGATCACCGTCGGCAACCCGGCCAACCCGGACGTGCGCATGGGCGCCCTCGCCAGCCTCGACCAGCGCGAGGAGGTCCGCCGCTCGGTGCGGTCACTGGCCGAGGCGGGCACCGTGGTCTTCGGCGCGCTCGACCACGTCGACACCCTCGACGCCGACCCCGAGCGCGGCGCCTTCCTGTCCCCGGTGCTGCTGCGCGCCGACGACCCTGACCGCGCTCAGCCGCACGAGGTCGAGGCGTTCGGCCCGGTCAGCACGCTGCTGCCCTACGACGGGGTCGACCACGCCGTCGAGCTCGCCGCCCGCGGCCTGGGCAGCCTGGTCGGCTCGGTCGTCACCGGCGACGCCGACTTCGCCGCGGAACTCGTCCTCGGGGTCGCGCCCTGGCACGGCAGGCTCCTGGTGCTCGACACCGACAACGCCAAGGAGTCCACCGGCCACGGCTCGCCCCTGCCCGCCCTCGTCCACGGCGGCCCCGGCCGCGCGGGCGGCGGCGAGGAGATGGGCGGCATCCGCGGCGTCCTGCACCACCTGCAGCGCACCGCGATCCAGGCCAGCCCCCGGGTCCTGGCCGCCATCACCGGCGAGTGGGTCCCCGGCGCCCCGCGCACGGTCGAGGACGTCCACCCGTTCCGCAAGACCCTGGCCGACCTGCGCGTCGGCGACAGCGTCACCGCGGGCCCCCGCGTCGTCACCCAGGCCGACATCGACCACTTCGCCGAGTTCACCGGCGACACCTTCTACGCCCACACCAACCCGGAAGCCGCCGCTGCCAACGAGTTCTTCGGCGGCATCGTCGCCCACGGCTACCTCATCGTGTCCTTCGCCGCGGGCTTGTTCGTCTCCCCGGAGCCAGGCCCCGTGTTGGCCAACTACGGCCTGGAGAACCTCCGCTTCACCACTCCCGTCTTCCCCGGCGACGAGTTGACGGTGACCCTGACCGCCAAGCAGATCACCCCCCGCGAGAACGCCACCTACGGCGAAGTCCGCTGGGACTCCCTCGTCACCAAGCAGGACGGGACCCCGGCCGCCCACTACGACGTCCTCACCCTCGTCTCCAAGTCCTGACGAGAAGGGGGAGGCGACCCCCGGTCGCCTCCCCCCGCTACTACTTGACCTTCGCGCCGGTGGCGTCCAGGGCGAACCAGGTGCCGCCGACGCCCTGGCCGTTGGTGTCGCACGGGACCTTGTCGCCGGAGAACCGGTACACCGGCCAGCCGCCCACGGTGACCTGCTTGGACCCGTCCGGGCGGGTCACCGAGCCGACGACCGACTGGTCGAGCCCGGCCACCGCCGCGCCGTCGGGCAGCAGCACCGGCGGCCACGTGACCGCGCAGTCGCCGACGCAGGTGGTGCTCGACGGGTTCGCGGTGTCCTTGTCGAACCGGTACAGCGTCATGCCCGCCTGGTCGGTGACGATCTGGCCGAGCTTGCCGACCTTCATCACCGTCAGCGGCACCGTCTTGGCGGACTCGGCGGTCTTCGCGGCGGCCTTCTTGCCGTCGGGCAGGAACGCGAACCAGGTGCCGCCAGCGCCCTGGCCCTTGAGGTCACCGGCGGCCACGTCCTTGGCGAAGCGGTAGGCGGGCCAGCCCGCGATGGTCAACTGCCTGCCGCCCTCGGGCCGCTCGAGCGTGCCGAGCAGCGCCGGGTCCACGCCCGTGGTCCGCAGGGTGGCCGGGTCCTCGACCATGACCGGCGGCCACGCGGTGGCGCACTCACCGGCGCACGCCGTGGTCGGCGGCTTGGCGGTGTCCTTGTCGAACCGGTAGAGCGAACGACCGTCGCCATCGGTCACGAACGTCCCCACCTCGGCGGACTCCGCGGTCGCGATGCCCGCGGTGAGCGCGACGGCTGCCGCCCGCGGCTCGACGTCCACAGTGGACAGCGGAGTGGTCTGGGGCGCGCCGGGCACGGCCTGCTCCTTGCCGCAGGCGCCAAGGCCTGCGACGAGAGCGGCGGCGGACACGGCCAGGATCAGCTTGCGCATCGGGTGTCTCCCGTTGGTCGGCGGTATGCGTCCCACACGGGCCGCGGGCCGCCGCGGTTCACCCGGGAATGCCGACGGCGGCCGCCCCCGGTGGGGACGGCCGCCGTCGGATCGATCAGGCCCCGTCGTGGATGACGACGGTCAGCGGCTGCTGGTTCGCCGCGATCCCGGTCGCGTAGTTGCGCTGCACCCGAGCCCGCTCGGCCGCGCTCGGCTGCGAGTTCGCGCAGCTGACCGGGGCGGAGCTACCCGACATCAGGTCCGAGCACAGCCCGGTCCGGTTGTCGGGCAGGCCCAGGTTGTGACCGAGCTCGTGGGTGATGATGCGGGTCTTGTTGTAGCCCTGGTCCACGGCCTGCTTGCCGAACCACACCTGCGCCGATCCGGTGGAGCGGACCGGGCCCAGGGTGGCCCGCGGCCAGCCCGGGTCGGACACGATGCGGATGTTGACCCGCTGGCCAGCGGCCGCCTTGACGATCTTGACGTTCGGCGCGGCCGCGTTCCAGATGCGGGCCGCCTCGGCGATCTCGGCGGAGTACTGGGTGGCGCCGCTGTCGCTGTAGGTCAGGGTGGTGACCGCGGCGGCGGCGCTGTCCTGCGCCGCGGTGGCCGGGCTCGCCGCCCCGACCACGAGGGCGGCGCCGAGGAAGGCGTTCGCCGCGATCAGCGCGAGCGTTCGTCGTTGCATGGGGTTGCTCCTGGTGTTGTGCGACCCGCCGGGACGGGTCGAACCCTGGTGGTTGCCATGCGGTCGGCCACGCCGAAGGGACGGCGACGACGTCGAACCTGCCGCTACTCAACGCGCGGGACACCCACAGGTGGCGGCATCCCGTGACCATGGGTACTCGGTGTGT
It includes:
- a CDS encoding sensor histidine kinase; translated protein: MPQDDQRSWLPFARRAPADPGAVLASARRIGEDLADGLTGTGVASAARGLRGLVAADAVGLADLSGRPTWAGPVPGGTKWLAQVDEVLHSETRVGRPPLVVSPLHVHDELAGVLVVAGAVSPRASREATELVVAALERARLEASAEQAAQAELRALRAEISPHFVYNALTVIAALVHSDPERSHELMLDFADYNRYSLARHGDYTTVAEEFHAIETYLALQRAVLGERLRVQVRVAPEVLAVAIPYLVLQPLVENAVRHGVEPRPTGGVVQVRGEAEGGDCVITVDDDGVGMAPAHAEAILAGRGPADSVGLANVDRRLRNVYGPWYGLVVETERDAGTRVVVRMPMFAPGVVP
- a CDS encoding LytR/AlgR family response regulator transcription factor: MNAESQVGAANGVRVLAVDDVRAALDELCRLLRASPDVARVRAAQDAVSALKVIQAEPFDAVFLDISMPGLNGLELASLLAKLSDPPVIVFVTAYDGHAVSAYGIGAVDYLLKPVRAERLADALTRVVRATAARRATAAEQEVARPDAMPALPVETDGRTRYVRRAEVEFAEAHGDYVRLHTATGVHLVRMPISRLQEYWEGSGFARVHRGFLVALDAVRELRSDSVGGMLAHTDLGDVPVSRRHARELRERLLRAAQRGELGKR
- a CDS encoding sodium/solute symporter; amino-acid sequence: MIAVFAVAPVVLLTLLVGLRGVAAIRTTSDFLVASRRVSPLLNSAAVSGEYLSAASFLGVAGLVVKDGMGALWYPVGFTAGYVAMLVLVAAPMRRSGAVTVPDFAEARLASTPLRKLAAVTVLVIAGLYLVPQFRTAGLVLSVVSDGPYWVGVVIAAVVVSVTLAVGGMRAATYVQAFQFCFKLVLFIVPAIWLLLQVGPQVRHEAVHPVEFTHFTRDTPVDFGLEVTLLLDEPLTARTGDGAPLWIPAGEYRVAEGSTVVFPAGAPVPGLRGGAAPGGPDWQRPLLDTSHAGHPVLGTWAVLVATMLGTMGLPHVLMRFHTSPDGRAARRTAAITVGLLSVFYLFPGIYGTLAKVLVPQLYLSGATDTAVVALPSQVDSGPTGTVFTGLLTAGAFAAFLATSLGLLLVVAGAISHDLVPGGLARLRFTVVAAAAVVVLLALPSARLDAGVLVTWGFTVAASTFCPLLVLGIWWPRLTAAGAIAGVAAGLAATAGAIVATLFGPPVSGWPAILIAQPAPWSVPLAFATMVGVSLLGRPPAWSQAAMLRLHLRERHDLGRGGDLGHSSWSARRSSAARRIIRRLGR
- a CDS encoding DUF485 domain-containing protein, whose product is MSKSPDPDTHQPDHEPDWAEVHGSAEFVELRRRLRRFVFPMTAIFLVWYLVYVLLADYAHGFMATKLVGDINVGLVLGLLQFVSTFVITSLYVRYADRKLDPLATGIRERVEAGEAK
- a CDS encoding solute symporter family protein, with the protein product MSAVAAGVTGNNPALNIGIFAVFVAITLVVVFRASRNTKTAADYYAAGRAFTGPQNGVAIAGDYLSAASFLGIAGAIALNGYDGFLYSIGFLVAWLVALLLVAELLRNTGKYTMGDVLAFRMRQRPVRAAAATSTLVVSFFYLLAQMAGAGGLVALLLGITNKTGQAVVIAAVGVIMIVYVLVGGMKGTTWVQIIKAALLITGALAMTIWVLAKFGFNLSSLLGGAVDAGGKTGEALLSPGKQYGATGTSKLDFLSLGLALVLGTAGLPHILMRFYTVPTAKEARRSVVWAIWLIGIFYLFTLVLGYGAGAIVGPDAIKAAPGKANSAAPLLAQALGGPVLLGLIAAVAFATILAVVAGLTITASASFAHDIYANIIKKDKLADKNAEVRVARITAVVIGIVAIVGGIVANGQNVAFLVALAFAVAASANLPTILYSLFWKRFNTSGALWSTYGGLAASIILIVFSPAVSGKPATASTPSMIQGVDFHWFPLENPGIVSIPLAFFLGWLGTVLSKERRDDKYAEMEVRALTGAGAEKATPH
- a CDS encoding HNH endonuclease family protein gives rise to the protein MRSTVPVLAALALALTACDPNALGTGGTSVPAPAPGAPGDHAAQLAALGQPQPEDTGAHYDRKAWGEWAYDSASKCNTREQILVRDGDGEVVDGQCKPTCPKDFCWTSRYDGVTTKDPSALQIDHIVPIAEANRSGARNWTAPQRAAYYNDPANLVAVTARSNQSKSDGDPGKWSPTQGYWCDYATGYIAVKVKYKLTVDDAELAGLTKMLATCP
- a CDS encoding S1 family peptidase, with protein sequence MKKTKIAVAVAGAALSVLAAMPAANAAPAGDPVLTPAIIGGGTASNAPWAARLFSNGQQSCSATIIAPQYILTAKHCVASGTISFRIGSLDQTTGGTTANASQIYRHSASDLAIARLDRSVSATYAPLGTTSDARVGQQVQVYGWGATCTGQPEINCQSRYLKVATVQVTSTNARDAYNGVAVQARRVNGITAGGDSGGPMFGNGRQIGVASTSDRQSITNYTSVGSYRSWIQSIAGV
- the paaZ gene encoding phenylacetic acid degradation bifunctional protein PaaZ; translated protein: MALLRSYVSGRWHTPDDGVPLLDAVTGEEVARISSAGVDMGGALEHGRRVGGPALRELTFHQRAALLKVLATHLTEHKDELYALSARTGATQRDSLVDIDGGIGVLFTYSGKGRRELPNAKVLAEGPVERLSREGTFVGRHIAAPLRGVAVQINAFNFPVWGPLEKFAPAFVAGVPTLIKPASQTAYVTARLVELMLESGALPEGSLQLVSGSAGDLLDHLTPQDLVGFTGSATTARKLRSHPTVVANSVRFTAEADSLNCSILGPDATAGTPEFDLFVKQLVAEMTVKAGQKCTAIRRAFVPSGQLDAVADAVSARLAKITVGNPANPDVRMGALASLDQREEVRRSVRSLAEAGTVVFGALDHVDTLDADPERGAFLSPVLLRADDPDRAQPHEVEAFGPVSTLLPYDGVDHAVELAARGLGSLVGSVVTGDADFAAELVLGVAPWHGRLLVLDTDNAKESTGHGSPLPALVHGGPGRAGGGEEMGGIRGVLHHLQRTAIQASPRVLAAITGEWVPGAPRTVEDVHPFRKTLADLRVGDSVTAGPRVVTQADIDHFAEFTGDTFYAHTNPEAAAANEFFGGIVAHGYLIVSFAAGLFVSPEPGPVLANYGLENLRFTTPVFPGDELTVTLTAKQITPRENATYGEVRWDSLVTKQDGTPAAHYDVLTLVSKS
- a CDS encoding snapalysin family zinc-dependent metalloprotease, which translates into the protein MQRRTLALIAANAFLGAALVVGAASPATAAQDSAAAAVTTLTYSDSGATQYSAEIAEAARIWNAAAPNVKIVKAAAGQRVNIRIVSDPGWPRATLGPVRSTGSAQVWFGKQAVDQGYNKTRIITHELGHNLGLPDNRTGLCSDLMSGSSAPVSCANSQPSAAERARVQRNYATGIAANQQPLTVVIHDGA